The following proteins come from a genomic window of Trifolium pratense cultivar HEN17-A07 linkage group LG4, ARS_RC_1.1, whole genome shotgun sequence:
- the LOC123921928 gene encoding pectinesterase inhibitor 3 has protein sequence MQTPLTLTTLLLYFFIFFTFSASISAHDEAQAQDLVRSSCIHSRYPKLCLRTLSNYTGPAKSPLDIAQAALRVSLAHAKRASKYLVSSKSGSHSSSLSRRQQADLSDCKEQIADSIDELHKSLEELQHLRPETFRWQMSNALTWVSAALTDGDTCLDGNVRPDVKKRVTDLARVTSNALYMINRVGNGKF, from the coding sequence ATGCAAACCCCTCTCACACTCACTACTCTCTTACTctacttcttcatcttcttcactttTTCAGCCTCCATCTCAGCCCATGATGAAGCCCAAGCCCAAGATCTAGTCCGTTCCTCCTGCATTCACTCCAGATACCCAAAGTTATGTCTCCGAACACTCTCAAACTACACCGGGCCAGCTAAAAGCCCATTAGACATAGCTCAGGCAGCACTCCGGGTAAGCTTAGCCCACGCCAAGAGAGCCTCCAAATATCTAGTATCTTCCAAAAGTGGGTCCCACAGCAGCAGCTTAAGCAGACGTCAGCAGGCTGATCTAAGTGACTGCAAAGAGCAGATTGCTGATTCAATTGATGAACTTCATAAGAGTTTAGAGGAGTTGCAACATCTGCGACCGGAAACATTCCGGTGGCAGATGAGCAACGCCTTGACATGGGTAAGTGCCGCGCTTACTGATGGCGACACTTGCCTTGATGGGAATGTGAGGCCTGATGTTAAAAAGAGAGTTACTGATCTTGCTAGGGTAACGAGTAATGCTCTTTACATGATCAATCGTGTTGGAAATGGGAAGTTCTAA